In a single window of the Streptomyces sp. NBC_00353 genome:
- a CDS encoding IclR family transcriptional regulator: protein MSVAESGGAQVKSAVRTVELLEYFAGRPGMHSLAAVQEAVGYPKSSLYMLLRTLVELGWVETDATGTRYGIGVRALLVGTSYIDGDEVVAAARPTLDRLSDDTTETIHLARLDGTNVVYLATRQSQHYLRPFTRVGRRLPAHSTSLGKALLATHSDEQVRKMLPETLPALTEHTLTDREKLIEELHVIREQGYAVDREENTLGLRCFGIAIPYRTPARDAISCSVPVARLTPAHEQMVKDALFDARDRLTLATRRL, encoded by the coding sequence ATGTCGGTTGCCGAGTCAGGTGGGGCACAGGTCAAGTCCGCGGTACGGACGGTGGAGCTGCTCGAGTACTTCGCCGGGCGGCCCGGTATGCATTCGCTGGCGGCTGTGCAGGAAGCCGTCGGCTACCCCAAGTCGAGCCTCTACATGCTGCTGCGCACCCTGGTCGAGCTGGGCTGGGTGGAGACCGACGCGACGGGGACGCGGTACGGCATCGGCGTGCGGGCCCTGCTGGTCGGCACCTCGTACATCGACGGCGACGAGGTCGTCGCGGCCGCCAGGCCGACGCTGGACCGGCTCTCCGACGACACCACGGAGACCATCCACCTGGCCCGCCTCGACGGTACGAATGTGGTCTATCTCGCCACCCGGCAGTCCCAGCACTATCTGCGTCCCTTCACCCGCGTCGGCCGCCGGTTGCCCGCCCACTCCACCTCGCTCGGCAAGGCGCTGCTGGCCACCCACAGCGACGAGCAGGTCCGCAAGATGCTGCCGGAGACGCTGCCCGCGCTGACCGAGCACACCCTCACCGACCGCGAGAAGCTCATCGAGGAGCTGCACGTCATCCGCGAGCAGGGGTATGCGGTGGACCGCGAGGAGAACACCCTGGGGCTGCGCTGCTTCGGCATCGCGATCCCGTACCGGACCCCGGCGCGCGACGCGATCAGCTGCTCGGTGCCGGTCGCCCGGCTCACCCCCGCGCACGAGCAGATGGTCAAGGACGCGCTCTTCGACGCGCGGGACCGGCTGACACTCGCCACCCGGAGGCTCTGA
- a CDS encoding aldehyde dehydrogenase (NADP(+)) yields MAAAPVWSVDPRTGNPREQVAVEATAEEVDRAVRAAHAVRDSLADRTVRAAFLRTAADLLAEAGEHVIEAADAETALGPARLTGELARTAAQLRAFAEVVDEGAFLDIHIDHADATRTPPWPDLRRYKIPLGVVAVYAASNFPLAFSVPGGDTASALAAGCPVVVKAHPDHPATSELCASVLRRAAAKVGLPEDVLILVHGFEAGVELVKHPLVAAAGFTGSIRGGRALFDAAAARPTPIPFHGELGSLNPVVVTEAAAAERGEQIGAGLAGSMTMGAGQFCTKPGFVLAPAGETGDRLLKSLTDAVSDSEAAVMLDHRMRDAFVAGVRARAELPDVDAPVTPGAGGDHTVSAGFLTVPAHLLATEGPHDALLEECFGPVTVVARYASEDEITAVLSRLPGNLTATLQIAEEGADADAPGLLAALTPLAGRVLVNGWPTGVAVAPAQHHGGPYPATTSTSTSVGATAIERWLRPVSYQTTPEALLPPELRENNPLGLPRRVDGRRA; encoded by the coding sequence GTGGCAGCAGCACCAGTCTGGAGCGTCGACCCCCGCACCGGGAACCCGCGTGAGCAGGTTGCGGTGGAGGCTACAGCGGAGGAGGTCGACCGCGCTGTCAGGGCGGCACATGCCGTACGGGACTCGCTCGCCGACCGCACCGTACGCGCCGCCTTTCTGCGTACCGCGGCCGATCTGCTCGCCGAGGCCGGCGAGCACGTGATCGAGGCAGCCGACGCGGAGACCGCGCTCGGCCCGGCCCGGCTCACCGGTGAGCTCGCCCGCACCGCAGCCCAGTTGCGGGCCTTCGCGGAAGTCGTCGACGAGGGCGCCTTCCTCGACATCCACATCGACCACGCGGACGCCACCCGGACCCCGCCGTGGCCCGACCTGCGCCGCTACAAGATCCCGCTCGGCGTCGTCGCCGTCTACGCGGCCAGCAACTTCCCGCTCGCCTTCTCCGTGCCCGGCGGCGACACCGCCAGCGCCCTGGCGGCCGGCTGCCCGGTCGTCGTCAAGGCGCACCCCGACCACCCCGCCACCTCCGAGCTGTGCGCCTCCGTGCTGCGCCGGGCCGCCGCCAAGGTGGGCCTGCCCGAGGACGTACTGATCCTGGTGCACGGCTTCGAGGCGGGCGTCGAGCTGGTCAAGCACCCGCTCGTGGCCGCCGCCGGCTTCACCGGCTCGATCCGCGGCGGGAGGGCGCTGTTCGACGCGGCGGCCGCCCGGCCCACCCCGATCCCGTTCCACGGCGAGCTCGGCTCCCTCAACCCCGTCGTCGTCACCGAGGCGGCCGCCGCCGAGCGCGGCGAGCAGATCGGTGCCGGGCTTGCCGGCTCGATGACCATGGGCGCGGGCCAGTTCTGCACCAAGCCCGGCTTCGTCCTGGCCCCGGCGGGCGAGACCGGCGACCGGCTGCTGAAGTCGCTGACCGACGCGGTCAGCGACAGCGAGGCCGCGGTCATGCTCGACCACCGGATGCGGGACGCCTTCGTCGCAGGCGTACGGGCCCGGGCCGAACTCCCGGACGTGGACGCCCCCGTCACCCCCGGTGCGGGCGGCGACCACACCGTCTCCGCGGGCTTCCTGACCGTACCGGCGCACCTGCTGGCCACCGAGGGCCCGCACGACGCGCTCCTGGAGGAGTGCTTCGGCCCGGTCACCGTCGTGGCCCGGTACGCCTCCGAGGACGAGATCACCGCCGTCCTCTCCCGGCTCCCCGGCAACCTCACCGCCACTCTCCAGATCGCCGAGGAGGGCGCCGACGCCGACGCCCCCGGACTCCTCGCGGCCCTCACCCCGCTGGCCGGCCGGGTCCTCGTCAACGGCTGGCCGACCGGTGTCGCGGTCGCCCCCGCCCAGCACCACGGCGGCCCCTACCCGGCCACCACCTCCACCTCCACCTCGGTCGGCGCCACCGCGATCGAACGCTGGCTGCGCCCGGTCAGCTACCAGACGACGCCGGAGGCCCTGCTGCCGCCGGAACTGCGCGAGAACAATCCGCTGGGCCTGCCGCGCCGGGTGGACGGACGCCGCGCATGA
- a CDS encoding DUF1349 domain-containing protein — protein sequence MTLSLPELPFELRSFGPEGQWSYEGGVLTGRAGVRQDRFVPPGGDALDPASDAPRLLGVAPDGDFQLIARVNVGFAAAFDAGVLYLHVGEREWAKLCLELSPADPTICTVVTRGRSDDANAFVVDGESCWLRLSRNGSAFAFHASADGEKWTFVRVFALGDADGAAAASVGFLVQSPTGEGCEASFDRITFRPTGLDDLRDGN from the coding sequence ATGACGCTGAGCCTTCCCGAACTCCCCTTTGAGCTGCGGTCGTTCGGCCCGGAGGGACAGTGGTCGTACGAGGGCGGTGTGCTGACCGGGCGGGCGGGCGTCCGGCAGGACCGGTTCGTACCGCCCGGCGGCGACGCCCTCGACCCGGCGAGCGACGCACCACGCCTGCTGGGCGTGGCACCGGACGGCGACTTCCAGCTGATCGCCCGGGTGAACGTCGGCTTCGCGGCGGCCTTCGACGCCGGGGTGCTCTATCTGCACGTCGGGGAACGGGAATGGGCGAAACTCTGCCTGGAACTCTCCCCGGCCGATCCCACCATCTGCACGGTCGTCACCCGCGGCCGCTCCGACGACGCCAACGCCTTTGTCGTGGACGGCGAAAGCTGCTGGCTGCGGCTCAGCCGCAACGGCAGCGCGTTCGCCTTCCACGCCTCGGCCGACGGCGAGAAGTGGACCTTCGTCCGCGTCTTCGCCCTCGGTGACGCGGACGGGGCGGCAGCCGCGTCGGTCGGCTTCCTCGTCCAGTCGCCGACCGGCGAGGGCTGCGAGGCGTCGTTCGACCGGATCACCTTCCGGCCGACGGGGCTCGACGATCTGCGCGACGGCAACTGA
- a CDS encoding GNAT family N-acetyltransferase, with protein sequence MIRTATPTDLDAVVRLHTEARATYYRGHLPEEEYAGAAEVGRSRDGWSRAIDRPDATVLCAERDGTLAGVAAFAVRDGVMHLTQLHVSPSHWRTGIGTELHTACVDAWRQAGVDSARLEVFVHNTRARSFYADRGWTPDPDHPRAGTHLVLRLTVS encoded by the coding sequence ATGATCAGAACCGCCACACCCACCGATCTCGACGCCGTCGTCCGGCTGCACACCGAGGCCCGCGCCACGTACTACCGGGGCCACCTCCCGGAGGAGGAGTACGCGGGCGCCGCCGAGGTCGGCCGCAGCCGCGACGGCTGGTCCCGCGCGATAGACCGCCCGGACGCCACCGTGCTCTGCGCCGAACGGGACGGGACCCTCGCCGGCGTCGCGGCCTTCGCCGTACGCGACGGCGTCATGCACCTCACCCAGCTCCATGTCTCCCCGTCCCACTGGCGAACGGGAATCGGCACCGAACTCCACACCGCCTGCGTCGACGCCTGGCGGCAGGCCGGAGTGGACAGCGCCCGGCTGGAAGTCTTCGTGCACAACACCCGCGCCCGGTCCTTCTACGCCGACCGGGGCTGGACCCCCGATCCCGACCACCCGCGCGCCGGCACCCATCTGGTCCTGCGCCTCACGGTGAGCTGA